The Naumovozyma dairenensis CBS 421 chromosome 1, complete genome genome includes a region encoding these proteins:
- the VHR1 gene encoding Vhr1p (similar to Saccharomyces cerevisiae YER064C and VHR1 (YIL056W); ancestral locus Anc_7.246) produces the protein MTNKGGNTTTKQIREILNFNDELKWKQFSSRRLELIDKFNLSHFKASEQDYNIKQIATILRTEFGYPIKYSQEFEKLVTAAVQSVRRNRKRSRNRSSSTSSNSSGEPSSKFRNLSNKILGPNIGSPALPPVQTDSYQPIQPSNGLYIYHGPVQNNAPVLAPNSNFTQTPNLTGNNNTPFQTFPANHYNQSINPVQQPVFNNAQTTFIHQPGKIAPSYIQSPFRHQNMPQIHLPSTNNAAIRHDDRGKPIRSASIENLTNSNGNNNTLYLILTEIIHNTIPLAEQAKSCNYNPINIIPNISEFPNANAIPDQKTTNHDSNSIPFFLREKILIDIQRSRTCLKISQSLATNDNNINSSNFNLLTLGELAIKISTTFVIERFFEDLPLSSTEYITSKIVSLENLKDISKMLFGPATRYNLSQMETKILYLLLGGIVKDFGFDPTLYPLSEIIYHIIMTRYPLGSNVSKNTSPNSSNATTATTTATSNTSNAVVQTLNGFPPMNANMALQYVLIPPNNTQTPPSMNHQQFQHRNVIMSSLPMKPQLANQDVNKKVILKFKNQEQNFVFPLLSNSPPTIIEILENSKNLFKISNPNQTIGIFCNNIFITDDYKLSQLFNTFTHEHLILELRELRTLNQDVSHHNSIISNDNIKKQPTILPTKIMSPPSTQLPNIQSPRSLQATIPTVPSNHFTTRTDSSEPRKSTSLPPIKGQKNEVSNITNNQNVSTKLHGLKLMVSTPAKPIDDNEDFSPKTNPIALPLLQTINTCTHDGNNVGNNEEKQGTPSINSETSKDASEQNPAVASVSKVET, from the coding sequence ATGACCAATAAAGGTGGTAACACAACTACTAAACAAATTAGAGAAATTCTGAATTTTAATGACGAGTTGAAATGGAAACAGTTTTCAAGTAGACGATTGGAACTCATCGATAAGTTCAATCTAAGCCATTTTAAGGCAAGTGAACAAGACTATAATATTAAACAGATTGCAACTATACTGAGGACAGAATTCGGATATccaataaaatattcacaagagtttgaaaaattagtGACAGCTGCTGTTCAATCAGTCAGAAGAAACAGGAAAAGATCAAGAAATAGATCCTCCTCTACTTCCTCGAACTCATCAGGAGAACCAAGTAGTAAATTTAGGAACCTCAGTAATAAAATCCTGGGTCCCAACATAGGAAGCCCAGCATTGCCTCCCGTTCAGACAGATTCGTACCAACCTATCCAGCCATCAAATGGACTATACATTTATCATGGACCCGTCCAAAATAATGCCCCGGTATTAGCACCAAATAGCAACTTTACCCAGACACCAAATCTCACCgggaataataatacgCCATTTCAAACCTTCCCTGCAAATCATTAcaatcaatcaataaatCCTGTACAACAACCTGTCTTCAATAATGCTCAAACTACCTTCATCCATCAACCTGGTAAAATTGCTCCTTCATATATACAATCACCATTCCGACATCAGAATATGCCCCAGATTCATCTACCATCTACCAATAATGCAGCTATACGACATGATGATAGGGGAAAACCTATACGATCAGCTAGTATAGAGAATTTAACCAATAGcaatggtaataataatactttaTATCTTATCCTAACGGAAATAATTCATAATACAATTCCCTTAGCAGAACAGGCTAAAAGCTGTAACTATAATccaattaatattattcccAATATATCTGAATTTCCCAATGCTAACGCCATTCCGGATCAAAAAACTACGAACCatgattcaaattcaattccATTTTTCTTGAGAGAAAAAATTCTGATTGATATTCAAAGATCAAGAACTTGCTTGAAAATATCCCAATCTTTGGCaactaatgataataatatcaattcttcaaactttaatttattaactttGGGAGAATTGGcaataaaaatttcaacaaCTTTTGTTATCGAAAGATTTTTCGAAGATTTGCCATTATCATCAACTGAATATATTACTTCAAAAATCGtatcattagaaaatttaaaggATATATCTAAAATGTTATTTGGTCCCGCAACAAGATATAACCTTAGTCAAATGGAAACGAAAATCTTGTATTTATTGTTAGGTGGTATAGTGAAAGATTTTGGCTTTGACCCCACTCTCTATCCATTGAGtgaaataatttatcatatcATAATGACTAGATATCCATTAGGATCAAATGTTAGTAAAAATACCTCTCCTAATTCTAGTAATGCGACCACTGCCACAACTACAGCTACTTCTAACACTTCGAACGCCGTTGTTCAAACTTTAAATGGATTTCCACCTATGAACGCAAATATGGCCTTGCAATATGTATTGATCCCACCAAATAATACTCAAACGCCTCCATCGATGAACcatcaacaatttcaacATAGAAATGTTATTATGTCAAGTTTACCAATGAAACCTCAATTGGCAAATCAAGACGTTAATAAGAAAGTGATtcttaaatttaaaaaccAAGAACAAAATTTTGTTTTCCCATTATTATCTAACTCTCCTCCTAcaatcattgaaatattaGAAAACTCCAAAAATCTATTCAAGATATCCAACCCAAACCAAACAATTGGAATCTTTTGTAATAACATATTCATCACAGATGATTACAAATTATCGCAACTATTTAATACATTCACACATGAACATCTTATCTTAGAACTTCGGGAGTTGAGGACTTTAAATCAAGACGTATCCCACCACAATTCtattatttcaaatgataatatcaaGAAACAACCTACAATTTTGCCCACTAAAATTATGTCACCGCCATCAACGCAATTACCCAATATTCAAAGTCCAAGATCTTTGCAAGCGACAATACCAACTGTCCCATCAAATCATTTCACGACAAGAACAGATTCGTCAGAGCCTAGAAAGTCAACATCGTTACCACCAATTAAAGGTCAAAAAAATGAGGTCTCTAATATCACTAACAACCAGAATGTTTCAACTAAACTTCATGGTTTAAAGTTAATGGTGTCAACACCTGCAAAAccaattgatgataatgaagatttttCACCAAAGACAAATCCAATTGCTTTACCATTACTTCAAACTATTAATACCTGTACACATGACGGCAATAACGTtggtaataatgaagaaaaacagGGAACGCCTTCCATTAATAGTGAGACCTCAAAAGATGCCAGCGAACAAAATCCGGCTGTTGCTTCTGTGAGCAAAGTTGAAACATGA
- the NDAI0A02500 gene encoding uncharacterized protein (similar to Saccharomyces cerevisiae YIL055C; ancestral locus Anc_7.245): MNEDSSKRLVDIEVGINKLSLQRNTASQVEKDTLSGIQKEQNRKVESSSSKPSTRMTHNLSSFESEGNGAGQNQLNVFLLRIDNLPPGKTWQQVKYLIGGIIHHSNVQLVRLLPPMTSIVPPYFTFQSCLIVLKDSLNQITLNNLIRTLNTYQWDYYDLYAYQIPMLKPDVPFTTHQNSNEALNNHNGEEENEEYKSNENKGTVVDYFANIPSSAPLLRSTVPPPIVPRMMPSNPPSSQTTSYPIYPMMSPNFFSRSMAPGPPPSQPAYSQPSPVSGPRGLYPQQQQQPQQQQQQQQQQQQQQQPLIPRNDTANIPVIRRPNIPQIRYQYQHQYQNIKEPTTRRQYFQKPPAKKLAPTYPTQTLNQPNSSGPLNRLMSSNLINNNSIDTSNMGTYKELFNENAFRRQMTNRGMFQIKLENFPPFLEPESMIKVDEHIAIGNLDNLETLTLQNKSILFKFCRLKWKILKDFIKLKCPKLFELNKKHFLQQQQLQQQQLNIPGVVRDTGKNVDNIDKTYYPHFHDSLNNTREFYVGVFEKTHKRFKLKFMENDDVDKDSEYLITGITYGAIVGFHDKEFCDLSLQLLQDQEYSLSYKLKVLELPPFEEEEEEKTNDVEDKGEDEDEDEGEDEEVDGEGSSKST; encoded by the coding sequence ATGAACGAAGATAGTTCTAAAAGATTGGTTGATATTGAAGTAGGGATCAATAAGTTATCCTTACAAAGAAACACAGCTTCTCAGGTGGAAAAAGATACTTTAAGTGGAATTCAAAAGGAACAAAACCGAAAAGTTgaatcatcttcttcaaagcCGTCCACACGAATGACGCATAATCTTTCCAGCTTTGAAAGTGAGGGAAATGGGGCAGGACAAAACCAATTAAATGTTTTCTTACTTAGAATTGACAATCTTCCACCAGGAAAAACTTGGCAGCAGGTCAAATATCTTATAGGTGGTATCATTCATCATTCCAATGTTCAATTAGTAAGACTTTTACCACCAATGACTTCAATTGTCCCACCATATTTTACTTTCCAAAGTTGTCTAATTGTTTTGAAGGATTCTTTAAATCAAATaactttgaataatttgattaGAACGTTGAATACGTACCAGTGGGACTATTACGATCTTTATGCATATCAGATTCCAATGTTGAAACCTGATGTTCCTTTTACGACACACCAGAATAGTAACGAAGCTTTAAATAATCACAATGGTGAAGAAGAGAATGAGGAGTATAAAAGCAACGAAAATAAAGGAACTGTTGTTGATTATTTTGCAAATATACCTTCGTCTGCGCCTTTATTAAGATCAACTGTTCCGCCTCCAATTGTTCCACGTATGATGCCCAGTAATCCTCCTTCAAGCCAAACTACTTCATATCCAATTTATCCAATGATGTCGccaaatttcttttctagGTCAATGGCACCTGGACCACCTCCATCACAACCGGCCTATTCACAACCATCACCAGTCTCAGGCCCAAGAGGCCTTTACCcccaacaacaacaacagccacagcagcagcagcagcaacaacagcaacaacagcaacaacagcaaccTCTTATTCCAAGGAATGATACTGCTAATATTCCTGTAATTCGGAGGCCCAATATTCCTCAAATACGATACCAATATCAgcatcaatatcaaaatattaaagaacCTACTACTAGACGAcaatatttccaaaaacCACCAGCAAAGAAATTAGCACCAACATATCCAACGCAAACCCTTAACCAACCTAACAGCTCTGGGCCTTTAAATAGATTGATGTCATCAAacttaataaataataatagtatcGATACTAGTAACATGGGTACTTATAAAGaacttttcaatgaaaacGCATTTAGAAGACAAATGACAAATAGAGGaatgtttcaaataaaaCTGGAAAACTTCCCACCTTTCCTAGAGCCAGAATCAATGATCAAAGTTGACGAGCATATAGCCATTGGcaatttagataatttagaaactttgacattacaaaataaatctatcctattcaaattttgtagattgaaatggaaaatattaaaagatttcattaaattaaaatgccccaaattatttgagttaaataagaaacatttcctacaacaacaacagcttcaacaacaacaattaaatattcCTGGAGTTGTACGCGATACGGGAAAAAATGTAGATAATATAGATAAAACTTACTATCCACATTTTCatgattcattaaataatacaagAGAATTTTATGTGGGTGTCTTTGAGAAAACTCataaaagatttaaattgaaatttatgGAAAACGATGACGTTGATAAAGATTcagaatatttaattaCTGGGATTACTTATGGAGCAATTGTTGGATTCCATGATAAGGAATTTTGTGATTTATCTTTACAATTATTACAAGATCAAGAATATTCTCTATCTTATAAACTTAAAGTGTTAGAATTACCACCgtttgaagaagaggaagaggaaaaaACCAACGACGTGGAAGACAAAGgggaagatgaagatgaagatgaggGTGAGGATGAGGAGGTGGATGGAGAAGGGAGTTCAAAATCTACATAA
- the NDAI0A02510 gene encoding alpha-keto acid decarboxylase family protein, whose amino-acid sequence MSEITLGRYLFERLHQVSVDTIFGLPGDFNLTLLDKVYEVAGMRWAGNANELNAAYAADGYARIKGMSCLITTFGVGELSALNGIAGSYAEHVGVLHVVGTPSTTSQAKGLLLHHTLGNGDFTVFHRMSSNISETTAMLTDITAAPAEIDRCIRTTYIAQRPVYLGIPANFFDLKVPANLLNTPIDLSLHENEPEAEKEALGMVLELVKKSKNPIIVVDACASRHDVKAETNKLIELTQFPTFVTPMGKGAINEQHPRYGGVYVGTLSRPEVKEAVESADLILSIGALLSDFNTGSFSYSYDTKSVVEFHSDYVRIKKATFPGVQMKFLLDKLNYIIPNYVQSYKPRPVPTRVPDNAPIGPSTSLKQAWLWNQLSKFLKEGDIVIVETGTSGFGINETTFPKNVTCISQVLWGSIGFATGCTLGATMAAEELDPKRRVILFTGDGSLQLTVQEISTMIRWNLKPYLFVLNNKGYTIEKLIHGPTAAYNEIQHWEHLKLLETFGAKDYENYRVSTTGAWNEMTGDKKFNENSKIRMIEVMLPVMDAPESLIKQGELTAQINSKH is encoded by the coding sequence ATGTCTGAAATTACTTTAGGTCGTTACCTATTCGAAAGATTACACCAAGTTAGCGTCGATACCATTTTTGGTCTACCAGgtgatttcaatttaacACTATTAGATAAAGTCTATGAAGTCGCAGGCATGAGATGGGCAGGTAATGCAAACGAATTGAATGCCGCTTATGCTGCCGATGGATATGCTCGTATTAAAGGTATGTCATGTTTGATAACAACCTTTGGTGTCGGTGAATTATCAGCATTGAATGGTATTGCCGGTTCTTATGCTGAACATGTTGGTGTCCTACACGTTGTTGGCACTCCATCAACCACTTCTCAAGCCAAGGGTTTGCTATTACACCATACTCTTGGTAATGGTGACTTTACTGTCTTCCATAGAATGTCTTCCAATATTTCTGAGACTACTGCTATGCTTACCGATATTACTGCTGCTCCCGCCGAAATTGATAGATGTATCAGGACTACTTATATTGCCCAAAGGCCAGTTTATTTAGGTATTCCAGctaatttctttgatttgAAAGTTCCTGCCAACTTATTAAACACTCCAATCGATTTATCTTTGCATGAAAATGAACCAGAAGCTGAAAAGGAAGCCTTAGGGATGGTACTAGAGTTAGTTaaaaaatccaaaaatCCAATTATAGTGGTAGATGCATGCGCTTCAAGACATGATGTCAAAGCTGAGACTAacaaattaattgaattgacACAATTCCCAACCTTTGTCACTCCAATGGGCAAAGGTGCTATTAATGAACAACATCCAAGGTATGGTGGTGTCTATGTCGGTACTTTATCAAGACCTGAGGTCAAAGAGGCGGTGGAATCTGCTGATTTAATCTTGTCAATTGGTGCCTTATTGTCAGATTTCAATACTGGTTCGTTCTCTTATTCATATGATACGAAGAGCGTTGTTGAATTTCACTCTGATTACGTTCGGATCAAGAAAGCTACCTTCCCTGGTGttcaaatgaaatttcTTCTAGATAAATTGAACTatattattccaaattatgTTCAAAGTTATAAGCCAAGACCTGTCCCAACCAGAGTACCAGACAATGCGCCAATAGGACCTTCCACTTCGTTGAAACAAGCATGGTTGTGGAATCAATTATCCAAGTTTTTAAAAGAAGGTGATATCGTCATTGTTGAGACAGGTACTTCCGGGTTTGGTATTAATGAAACTACATTTCCAAAGAATGTGACTTGTATTTCTCAAGTGTTATGGGGATCTATTGGATTTGCTACCGGTTGTACTCTCGGTGCTACAATGGCAGCTGAAGAGTTGGATCCTAAGAGGAGAGTTATTCTTTTCACTGGTGATGGTTCATTGCAATTGACAGTCCAAGAGATTTCTACCATGATTAGATGGAATTTGAAACcatatttgtttgttctAAATAATAAGGGTTATACTATTGAGAAATTGATTCATGGTCCAACTGCTGCGTATAACGAAATTCAACATTGGgaacatttgaaattgttaGAAACGTTCGGTGCCAAAGATTATGAAAATTATAGAGTCTCTACCACAGGTGCGTGGAACGAAATGACTGGGGACaagaaattcaatgaaaacTCGAAAATTAGAATGATTGAAGTTATGTTACCAGTTATGGATGCTCCTGAGTCTTTGATCAAACAGGGAGAATTAACAGCCCAGATTAACTCTAAGCATTAA
- the THO1 gene encoding Tho1p (similar to Saccharomyces cerevisiae THO1 (YER063W); ancestral locus Anc_7.244), whose product MTDYTRLTVPQLKTLLTEKGLSVEGLKKDLVDRITKYDSENSNNEATATTPVTTEEAKESATKNTPIDDLPVTTTTSTEIDPSATTVEAAELASTDATHTTNTTTVVAADTTETKQAKEVLVSSTELPTSENTVIGTEATAVAAAVTTTTTTSTTTVGVEEASKKEGTKPALTQEEIKKMALDLLNKKLHRAKKFGSDQNEIDSFEKMIARIEKFGLDMNTALAEELGLATKKKNNNNNNSKNMKGRGKSKSKSVQKGEGNKNKNRGGRNNRRR is encoded by the coding sequence ATGACCGATTACACGAGATTAACAGTGCCGCAATTAAAGACTCTATTGACTGAAAAAGGGTTGTCCGTCGAAGGATTAAAGAAAGACTTGGTTGATAGGATAACCAAATATGATTCTGAAAACAGCAATAATGAGGCAACCGCAACAACACCCGTGACAACAGAGGAAGCTAAAGAATCTGCAACTAAAAATACCCCTATTGATGATCTGCCAGTCACTACCACGACCAGCACGGAAATTGACCCCTCAGCAACAACTGTTGAAGCAGCTGAACTAGCCTCCACAGATGCAACCCATACTACTAACACTACTACAGTTGTGGCTGCAGATACCACGGAAACTAAACAAGCTAAAGAAGTACTTGTATCATCAACAGAACTACCTACAAGTGAGAATACAGTTATAGGAACTGAGGCCACCGCCGTCGCTGCTGCCGTCACTACTACAACTACTACAAGTACCACTACGGTAGGGGTTGAGGAAGCATCAAAAAAGGAAGGAACAAAACCTGCGTTGAcccaagaagaaataaagaaaatggcTCTTGATTTGTTGAATAAGAAGTTACATCGTGCCAAGAAATTCGGTAGTGATCAAAATGAAATAGATTCATTTGAGAAAATGATTGCTcgtattgaaaaattcgGGTTGGATATGAACACTGCATTAGCTGAAGAGTTGGGATTAGCTaccaagaagaaaaacaataataataacaacagTAAGAATATGAAAGGTAGGGGTAAGAGTAAAAGCAAAAGTGTTCAAAAAGGTGaaggaaacaaaaacaaaaacagaGGTGGTAGAAATAATAGAAGGAGATAA
- the GPP1 gene encoding glycerol-1-phosphatase RHR2 (similar to Saccharomyces cerevisiae HOR2 (YER062C) and RHR2 (YIL053W); ancestral locus Anc_7.243), with the protein MSKEPISLRVNAALFDVDGTIIISQPALAAFWKDFAEDKPYFNAEHVIHVSHGWRTFDAIAKFAPDFADRDYVTKLEGEIPIKFGEHSIQVPGAVDLCNDLNKLPKEKWAVATSGTFEMASKWFELLGIKRPTYFITANDVKKGKPNPDPYLMGRNGLGYPINEKDPSRSKVIVFEDAPAGIAAGKAAGCKIVGVATTFSLDYLQERGCDIIVKNHESIELGVYDEEKDEIEFIFHDYLFAKDDLLEW; encoded by the coding sequence ATGTCTAAAGAACCAATCTCATTAAGAGTAAACGCTGCATTATTTGACGTAGACGGTACAATTATCATATCACAGCCAGCATTAGCTGCCTTCTGGAAAGATTTCGCAGAAGACAAACCTTATTTCAACGCAGAACATGTCATCCACGTATCTCACGGTTGGAGAACTTTCGATGCCATTGCCAAATTCGCTCCAGATTTCGCCGATAGGGACTATGTAACTAAATTAGAGGGTGAAATTCCAATTAAATTTGGGGAACATTCTATTCAAGTTCCAGGGGCAGTTGACTTAtgtaatgatttgaataaattgCCCAAAGAGAAATGGGCCGTTGCTACTTCAGGTACGTTTGAAATGGCTTCCAAATGGTTTGAATTGTTGGGCATTAAAAGACCTACTTATTTCATTACTGCTAATGATGTCAAGAAGGGGAAACCAAACCCTGATCCTTATTTAATGGGGAGGAATGGGTTAGGTTATCCCATTAATGAGAAGGATCCATCAAGATCAAAagttattgtttttgaagatGCTCCTGCAGGTATCGCGGCTGGGAAGGCTGCTGGTTGTAAGATAGTTGGTGTTGCAActactttttctttggatTATTTGCAAGAAAGAGGATGTGATATAATTGTTAAAAACCATGAATCAATAGAATTGGGAGTATATGATGAGGAGAAAGATGAAATAGAATTTATCTTCCATGATTACTTGTTCGCGAAggatgatttattagagTGGTGA
- the RPL34B gene encoding 60S ribosomal protein eL34 (similar to Saccharomyces cerevisiae RPL34A (YER056C-A) and RPL34B (YIL052C); ancestral locus Anc_7.237), with amino-acid sequence MAQRVTFRRRNPYNTKSNKIKVVKTPGGILRAQHVKKQASRPKCGDCGIALPGVAALRPRQYATVSKTHKTVSRVYGGSRCSNCVKERIVRAFLIEEQKIVKKVVKEQTEAAKKAEKKGSKK; translated from the exons ATGGCTCAACGTGTTACcttcagaagaagaaatccAT ATAACACCAAATCCAATAAGATTAAGGTTGTCAAGACCCCAGGTGGTATCTTACGTGCTCAACATGTTAAGAAACAAGCTTCCAGACCAAAATGTGGTGACTGTGGTATTGCTTTACCAGGTGTTGCTGCTTTGAGACCAAGACAATACGCTACTGTTTCCAAGACTCACAAGACTGTTTCCAGAGTTTACGGTGGTTCTAGATGTTCTAACTGTGTCAAGGAAAGAATCGTTAGAGCTTTCTTGattgaagaacaaaagaTTGTTAAGAAGGTTGTTAAGGAACAAACTGAAGCTGCCAAGAAGGCTGAAAAAAAGGGTTCTAAAAAATAG
- the MMF1 gene encoding isoleucine biosynthesis protein MMF1 (similar to Saccharomyces cerevisiae HMF1 (YER057C) and MMF1 (YIL051C); ancestral locus Anc_7.238), with translation MFLRNNILRSAKLATRTMTTLTPVTTKLAPPAAASYSQAMKANNFVYVSGQIPYTPENKPVEGSISDKAEQVFQNVRNILEASNSSLDKIVKVNVFLADINNFKEFNGVYAKYFNTHKPARSCVAVKALPLNVDLEVEVIAVEK, from the coding sequence ATGTTCTTGAGAAATAACATTTTGAGATCCGCCAAATTGGCTACTAGAACCATGACTACATTGACTCCAGTCACCACCAAATTGGCTCCACCAGCTGCTGCCTCATATTCTCAAGCAATGAAAGCAAACAATTTCGTTTACGTTTCCGGTCAAATTCCATACACTCCAGAAAATAAACCTGTTGAAGGTTCCATTTCTGATAAGGCTGAACaagttttccaaaatgTTAGAAATATCTTGGAAGCAagtaattcttcattagaTAAGATTGTTAAAGTTAATGTGTTCCTAGCtgatattaataacttTAAGGAATTCAATGGTGTATATGCCAAGTATTTTAACACCCACAAGCCTGCAAGATCTTGTGTCGCTGTTAAGGCTTTACCATTGAATGTTGATTTGGAAGTTGAAGTCATTGctgttgaaaaataa
- the PCL7 gene encoding Pcl7p (similar to Saccharomyces cerevisiae PCL6 (YER059W) and PCL7 (YIL050W); ancestral locus Anc_7.240), giving the protein MNHSGSDSSMATTTVTSTRNSVTPINIPIPPKQKEQNDVPNNTNSQIGNNNYENHTNQPLSYSSSHNIGTNITTDKTLSSYQSSFSPSRVHEYGTNNNSVIEDSSNSFITGTSIRNNTISSSFTDNSYTASDTSPKLPNGSYTSNHTFGSPSNAFNNIRPSHNNNITNNIDSIDSNNTSTTTHNNINKNLSSKIPNANTPYNGNHINGSSLNREQYIDAVKAKNNIATADNNTDIKERTPQAPTLDQDQVVTDKANHRNNKNSKILEKSQSNDKTNNDSTINEVNSYHMPDSFNIAEFSTDNLLEMLTALLDKIVKSNDKLNTSQSPTSPPPLNSNSENNNKNAYYNSILAFKGKHVPQITLHQYFQRIQKYCPTTNDVFLSLLVYFDRISKRCNSTPTTNSINDNNSQMFVMDSYNIHRLIIAGITVCTKFFSDFFYSNSRYARVGGISLQELNHLELQFLILCDFELMIPIEELQRYADLLCRFWNSHHPASIPPPLYTHS; this is encoded by the coding sequence atgaatcattCGGGATCTGATTCATCAATGGCTACAACGACCGTGACATCGACAAGAAATAGTGTTACTCCAATAAATATTCCTATTCCACCAAAACAAAAGGAACAAAATGATGTTCCAAATAATACTAACAGCCAGATAgggaataataattatgaaAATCACACCAATCAACCATTGTCATACTCAAGTTCACATAATATAGGTACAAACATTACCACTGATAAAACTCTAAGTAGTTACCAATCCTCATTCTCACCGTCACGAGTGCATGAATATGGAACCAATAACAATAGTGTCATAGAAGACTCAAGTAATTCATTCATCACTGGAACGAGTATCAgaaataatacaatatcTTCATCCTTTACAGATAATTCATACACTGCTTCCGATACTTCGCCCAAATTACCGAATGGGTCTTATACAAGCAATCATACATTCGGTTCACCATCTAACgctttcaataatattcgaCCTTCtcataacaataatattactaataatatcGACAGTATAGACAGTAACAATACTAGTACTACTACGCATAATAACATCAACAAAAATTTATCTTCGAAAATACCAAATGCTAATACTCCTTATAACGGCAATCACATAAATGGATCAAGTTTGAATCGAGAACAATATATTGATGCCGTAAAGGCGAAGAATAATATAGCAACTgcagataataatacagatatcaaagaaagaacaCCTCAAGCACCTACATTAGATCAAGATCAAGTAGTTACTGACAAAGCTAACCATAGAAATAACAAGAATAGCaaaatattggaaaaaaGTCAATCGAATGATAAGacaaataatgatagtaCGATAAATGAAGTAAATAGTTATCATATGCCTGATTCATTCAATATAGCAGAATTTTCCACAGATAATTTACTGGAAATGTTGACTGCCttattagataaaattGTAAAATCAAATGACAAATTAAATACGTCACAATCACCTACGTCACCTCCACCGCttaattcaaattctgaaaacaataataaaaacgcatattataattcaatattagCATTCAAAGGGAAACATGTACCACAAATAACATTACATCaatatttccaaagaattcaaaaatacTGTCCCACAACCAACGAtgtatttttatcattattagttTATTTTGATAGAATATCCAAACGTTGTAACAGTACTCCAACAACTAACtcaataaatgataataattcacAAATGTTCGTTATGgattcatataatattcatcGATTAATAATTGCAGGAATCACGGTATGCACGAAATTCTTCAgtgatttcttttatagTAATTCAAGATATGCAAGAGTCGGTGGGATATCATTACaagaattaaatcatttagAATTACAATTTTTGATCTTGTGCGATTTCGAATTGATGATCcctattgaagaattacaaagatATGCTGATCTATTATGTCGGTTCTGGAACAGTCATCATCCGGCTTCTATTCCACCACCATTATATACACATAGTTGA